A single region of the Corallococcus caeni genome encodes:
- a CDS encoding alpha/beta fold hydrolase codes for MSPTSPLRLCLAVLARCLAVCGLMLGVACASTPPVPAVDARAIIADARKIVTRDGVEELLKIPVGGTEQWISVRGRDRDNPILLMIHGGPASPELPTSWAFQGGWEDFFTVVQWDQRGSGKTYTANDPARIASTLSLDRITEDAAEVVQYLRSRYGKDKVFVLGHSWGSLVGLGLAHRHPELLFAYVGMGQVISGQENERVSYALTLAAAEAAHHTEALQELKALAPYPEADGSLPLQKIGIERKWSNAFGGLVHGRDGILHYLNLAELSPDYTAQDVAAMDLGSQLSLPRLLPDMARFDFLRVTDFGCPIILFAGRHDTTTPSQVAADWLQRVRAPGRQLVWFEHSAHMMMVEEPGRVLLHLVQDVLPLAARGPAQAQYSCWMSQNTAVRCDTGK; via the coding sequence ATGTCGCCCACTTCGCCCTTGCGCCTCTGCCTCGCCGTGCTCGCGCGATGCCTCGCGGTCTGCGGCCTCATGTTGGGGGTGGCGTGTGCTTCCACTCCGCCCGTGCCGGCCGTGGACGCGCGGGCCATCATCGCGGACGCGCGGAAGATCGTGACGCGGGATGGGGTGGAGGAGCTGCTCAAGATTCCGGTGGGCGGGACCGAGCAGTGGATATCCGTCCGGGGGCGTGACCGGGACAATCCCATCCTGCTGATGATCCACGGGGGACCGGCCTCCCCGGAGCTGCCGACGAGCTGGGCCTTCCAGGGCGGCTGGGAGGATTTCTTCACCGTGGTGCAGTGGGACCAGCGCGGCAGCGGCAAGACGTACACCGCGAACGACCCTGCCCGCATCGCCTCCACGTTGTCGCTCGACCGCATCACCGAGGACGCCGCCGAGGTCGTCCAGTACCTGCGAAGCCGCTATGGCAAGGACAAGGTCTTCGTCCTGGGACACTCCTGGGGGAGCCTCGTTGGACTGGGCCTGGCCCACCGCCATCCCGAGCTGCTGTTCGCCTACGTGGGGATGGGGCAGGTCATCAGCGGCCAGGAGAACGAGCGCGTCAGCTATGCCCTCACGCTCGCCGCGGCGGAGGCCGCCCACCACACGGAAGCCCTCCAGGAGTTGAAGGCGCTCGCGCCCTATCCGGAAGCGGACGGGTCGCTGCCCCTCCAGAAGATCGGCATCGAGCGCAAGTGGTCCAACGCGTTCGGAGGCCTGGTGCATGGCCGCGACGGCATCCTCCACTACCTCAACCTGGCCGAACTCTCCCCCGACTACACCGCTCAAGACGTGGCGGCGATGGACCTGGGCTCCCAGCTGTCGTTGCCGCGCCTGCTGCCGGACATGGCGCGGTTCGACTTCCTGCGGGTCACGGACTTCGGCTGCCCGATCATCCTGTTCGCGGGGCGGCACGATACGACGACGCCCTCGCAGGTCGCGGCGGACTGGCTCCAGCGGGTGCGTGCGCCGGGCAGGCAGCTCGTCTGGTTCGAGCACTCCGCCCACATGATGATGGTGGAGGAGCCCGGACGCGTGCTCCTCCACCTGGTGCAGGACGTGCTGCCGCTGGCGGCGCGCGGCCCGGCTCAGGCTCAGTACTCGTGCTGGATGAGCCAGAACACTGCCGTGCGGTGCGACACGGGGAAGTAG
- a CDS encoding alpha/beta hydrolase-fold protein — translation MALSSFRPSRPTLLLVLALTALWGCRSDDPKPVEQLFSDVQFDLTVPPETPANAELFLTGPSATFSGTDGRGLELVYQGGRVFSLKARLPKDTAFTYAVRMTAPTAQVALDAQGAPEAERTVTVHENEENVALTVERFGAEGGQTGARTVFIVQVPDITPVEAKVWLSGNQPELGNWNGAEVELYKAVDNAYAGAVTFALGTGLEFKVTRGSWETVEKSDTGAEVANHTFTTGGGFERVPVVVKGWADLTTPPPPPPLTGDVRYLRNVVPADPTLKPRDVIIWLPPGYEADTARRYPVLYMHDGQNLMDVSTAFAGEWNVDETAQALVESGQVEPLIIVGVYNTSDRIAEYTPVPFPPEYPDAGRADVYGQFLIQELKPRIDAEFRTKPEAEFTGLAGSSLGGLVSMSLGLKHPDVFSRLGVVSPSVWWADRELLSEVNALSTKPALRIWEDIGTNEGSGSQAETVSDAEALRDALVTKGWVLGSDLKYTVVEGGQHNEASWSARFGDILRFLYPVKQ, via the coding sequence ATGGCGTTGTCGTCCTTCCGGCCCTCGCGGCCCACCCTGTTGCTTGTCCTGGCGCTGACGGCCCTCTGGGGTTGCAGGTCCGACGACCCGAAGCCCGTCGAACAGCTGTTCTCCGACGTGCAGTTCGACCTCACCGTGCCGCCGGAGACGCCGGCCAACGCGGAGCTCTTCCTCACCGGCCCCAGCGCCACGTTCAGCGGCACGGACGGGCGGGGCCTGGAGCTCGTCTATCAGGGGGGCCGGGTGTTCAGCCTGAAGGCCCGGCTGCCCAAGGACACCGCCTTCACCTATGCCGTGCGGATGACCGCGCCCACGGCCCAGGTGGCGCTGGACGCGCAGGGGGCGCCGGAAGCCGAGCGCACCGTCACCGTCCATGAGAACGAGGAGAATGTCGCCCTCACGGTGGAGCGCTTCGGCGCGGAGGGGGGGCAGACAGGCGCGAGGACCGTGTTCATCGTCCAGGTGCCGGACATCACGCCGGTGGAAGCCAAGGTGTGGCTGTCCGGAAACCAGCCGGAACTGGGGAACTGGAATGGCGCGGAGGTGGAGCTCTACAAGGCCGTGGACAACGCCTACGCCGGCGCCGTCACCTTCGCCCTGGGTACGGGACTGGAGTTCAAGGTGACGCGCGGCTCGTGGGAGACGGTGGAGAAGAGCGACACGGGCGCGGAGGTGGCCAACCACACCTTCACCACCGGCGGCGGCTTCGAGCGCGTGCCCGTGGTGGTCAAGGGCTGGGCGGACCTCACCACGCCCCCGCCGCCTCCGCCGCTCACCGGCGACGTGCGCTACCTGCGCAACGTCGTGCCCGCGGACCCCACGCTCAAGCCGCGCGACGTCATCATCTGGCTGCCGCCCGGCTACGAGGCGGACACCGCGCGCCGCTACCCGGTGCTCTACATGCACGACGGCCAGAACCTGATGGACGTGAGCACCGCGTTCGCCGGGGAGTGGAACGTGGATGAGACGGCGCAGGCGCTGGTGGAGTCCGGCCAGGTGGAGCCGCTCATCATCGTAGGCGTCTACAACACCAGCGACCGCATCGCGGAGTACACGCCCGTGCCCTTCCCGCCGGAGTACCCGGACGCGGGCCGCGCGGACGTGTACGGCCAGTTTCTCATCCAGGAGCTGAAGCCGCGCATCGACGCGGAGTTCCGCACGAAGCCGGAGGCGGAGTTCACCGGGCTCGCGGGCTCGTCGCTGGGCGGGCTGGTGTCCATGTCGCTGGGGCTCAAGCACCCGGACGTCTTCAGCCGCCTGGGCGTGGTGTCGCCGTCGGTGTGGTGGGCGGACCGGGAACTCCTCTCGGAGGTGAACGCCCTGAGCACGAAGCCCGCGCTGCGCATCTGGGAGGACATCGGCACCAACGAGGGCTCCGGCAGCCAGGCGGAGACGGTGTCGGATGCCGAGGCGCTGCGCGACGCGCTGGTGACCAAGGGCTGGGTGCTGGGCAGCGACCTCAAGTACACGGTGGTGGAGGGAGGCCAGCACAACGAGGCGTCGTGGAGCGCGCGCTTCGGCGACATCCTGCGCTTCCTGTATCCCGTCAAGCAGTGA
- a CDS encoding YtxH domain-containing protein, with the protein MKKLTLLALTLGALSVGTGCHRNTREAAKDDMEETGDKAKDKAEDAADATGDAMEKAGDKVEDATDK; encoded by the coding sequence ATGAAGAAGCTGACCCTGCTGGCCTTGACGCTGGGCGCCCTGTCCGTGGGCACGGGCTGTCACCGCAACACCCGCGAGGCCGCCAAGGACGACATGGAGGAGACCGGCGACAAGGCCAAGGACAAGGCCGAGGACGCCGCCGACGCCACGGGCGACGCCATGGAGAAGGCCGGCGACAAGGTCGAGGACGCGACGGACAAGTAG
- a CDS encoding urease accessory protein UreD, which translates to MQAARAGVARLAFERSGPRTVVRTALAHSPLRLLTPRNHGHAAWAYTSSFGGGLVDGDHLRLEVDVADGASALLATQGANRVYRSPNGCRSDLQARVGRDALLAWVPDPTVCFAGARYSQTLDVTLAPGASLVLADVVTAGRSARGERWAFLHYASRLRVAREGRALVDERWVLDPAHGALPERLGRFDALASVLLVGSALASAREALAARVAGLPVKPRAREVVSASPLGEDGLLLRVAAVSLETLLGTTRDWLSFLPGLLGDDPWARRV; encoded by the coding sequence ATGCAGGCCGCCCGCGCGGGCGTCGCGCGGCTCGCGTTCGAGCGCTCCGGCCCCCGCACCGTGGTGCGCACCGCGCTGGCGCACAGCCCCCTGCGGCTGCTCACACCGCGCAACCACGGCCACGCGGCGTGGGCCTATACCTCCTCCTTCGGCGGCGGCCTGGTGGACGGGGACCACCTGCGGCTGGAGGTGGACGTGGCGGACGGCGCCTCCGCGCTGCTGGCCACGCAGGGGGCCAACCGCGTCTACCGTTCGCCCAATGGCTGCCGCAGCGACCTCCAGGCGCGCGTGGGGCGGGACGCGCTGCTGGCGTGGGTGCCGGACCCCACCGTCTGCTTCGCCGGCGCCCGCTATTCACAGACATTGGACGTGACGCTGGCGCCGGGCGCGTCGCTGGTGCTCGCGGACGTGGTGACGGCGGGGCGCAGCGCGCGGGGCGAGCGCTGGGCGTTCCTGCACTACGCCTCGCGCCTGCGCGTCGCGCGGGAGGGCCGCGCGCTGGTGGATGAGCGGTGGGTGCTGGACCCCGCGCACGGCGCGCTGCCGGAGCGGCTGGGCCGCTTCGACGCGCTGGCGTCGGTGCTGCTGGTGGGGTCCGCGCTGGCCTCCGCGCGGGAAGCCCTGGCCGCGCGCGTGGCGGGCCTTCCGGTGAAGCCCCGCGCCCGGGAGGTGGTCTCCGCCAGCCCCCTGGGCGAGGACGGCCTGCTGTTGCGCGTGGCGGCCGTGTCGCTGGAGACGCTGCTCGGCACCACGCGCGACTGGCTGTCGTTCCTGCCGGGCCTGCTGGGGGACGACCCGTGGGCCCGGCGGGTGTGA
- the ureA gene encoding urease subunit gamma produces MHLSPRDVDKLLLHQAGVVAQKRLARGLRLNYPEAVALIATQLLEYIRDGRSVAELMDLGRRFLGRAQVMDGVPEMLAEVQVEGTFPDGTKLVTVHHPVVAEHGDLSLALYGSFLPVPPLERFTVPAASPEGPPGHVRAADGALELNAGREAITLRVTHTGDRPVQVGSHYAFAEVNRALVFDRGRAYGHRLDIPAGTAVRFEPGEVKTVSLVPIAGEQVVRGGNALGSGKVSDAGRERLLQAVRAQGFGHQSEADGNDEKEEEGRS; encoded by the coding sequence ATGCATCTGTCCCCCCGTGACGTGGACAAGCTGCTCCTGCACCAGGCGGGCGTCGTCGCCCAGAAGCGGCTGGCGCGAGGCCTGCGCCTCAACTACCCGGAGGCGGTGGCGCTCATCGCCACCCAGTTGCTGGAGTACATCCGTGACGGCCGGAGCGTGGCGGAGTTGATGGACCTGGGGCGCCGGTTCCTGGGCCGCGCGCAGGTGATGGACGGCGTGCCGGAGATGCTGGCGGAGGTGCAGGTGGAGGGCACCTTCCCGGACGGCACCAAGCTCGTGACGGTGCACCACCCGGTGGTGGCGGAGCACGGGGACCTGTCGCTGGCCCTCTACGGCAGCTTCCTGCCGGTGCCGCCGCTGGAGCGCTTCACCGTGCCCGCCGCGTCGCCGGAAGGTCCCCCCGGCCACGTGCGCGCGGCGGACGGCGCGCTGGAGCTCAACGCGGGCCGTGAGGCCATCACCCTGCGCGTCACGCACACCGGCGACCGGCCCGTGCAGGTGGGCAGCCACTACGCGTTCGCGGAGGTGAACCGCGCGCTGGTGTTCGACCGGGGCCGCGCCTACGGCCACCGGCTGGACATCCCCGCGGGCACGGCGGTGCGCTTCGAGCCGGGCGAGGTGAAGACCGTGTCGCTGGTCCCCATCGCGGGCGAGCAGGTGGTGCGCGGCGGCAACGCGCTGGGCAGCGGCAAGGTGTCCGACGCGGGCCGCGAGCGGCTGCTCCAGGCCGTGCGCGCGCAGGGCTTCGGTCACCAGTCCGAGGCCGATGGGAACGACGAGAAGGAAGAGGAGGGCCGCTCATGA
- the ureC gene encoding urease subunit alpha produces the protein MSRTMDRRHYADMFGPTTGDRVRLGDTGLWLQVERDATVYGDECKFGGGKVLREGMGQRAGAGDADALDCVITNALVVDWTGIFKADVGIKAGRISAIGKAGNPDVMAGVTPGMVVGVTTEVIAGEGLILTAGGLDTHIHFISPQQADEAIASGITTWVGGGTGPATGTNATTCTPGAWNLARMLEATDTLPLNIGLTGKGNTSLPDGLLDQVRAGAIGLKLHEDWGTTPAAIDTCLTLADAEDVQVTIHTDTLNESGYVDDSLAAFKGRTIHTYHSEGAGGGHAPDIIRVCGAPNVLPSSTNPTRPYTVNTLDEHLDMLMVCHHLDREIPEDVAFAESRIRGETIAAEDILHDLGAISMMASDSQAMGRVGEVITRTWQTAHKMREQRGRLPGEQGDNDNLRIRRYVAKYTINPAIAHGLSHEVGSVEVGKLADLVLWRPAFFGARPELVLKGGLIAWGQMGDANASIPTPQPFMMRPMFGARGRARGSTSVAFVSGRALREGTVQGLGLTKRLSAVVNCRDLGKKDMRLNDALPVITVDPETYEVRADGALLRCEPAAWLPLAQRYSLF, from the coding sequence ATGAGCCGCACCATGGACAGACGCCACTACGCGGACATGTTCGGCCCCACCACGGGAGACCGGGTGCGGCTGGGCGACACCGGCCTGTGGCTCCAGGTGGAGCGCGACGCCACCGTCTACGGCGACGAGTGCAAGTTCGGCGGCGGCAAGGTGCTGCGCGAAGGCATGGGCCAGCGCGCGGGCGCGGGCGACGCGGACGCGCTCGACTGCGTCATCACCAACGCGCTCGTGGTGGACTGGACGGGCATCTTCAAGGCGGACGTGGGCATCAAGGCGGGGCGCATCTCGGCCATCGGCAAGGCGGGCAACCCGGACGTCATGGCGGGCGTCACGCCGGGCATGGTGGTGGGTGTCACCACGGAGGTCATCGCCGGTGAAGGGCTCATCCTCACCGCGGGCGGCCTGGACACGCACATCCACTTCATCAGCCCGCAGCAGGCGGACGAGGCCATCGCCAGCGGCATCACCACCTGGGTGGGCGGCGGCACCGGCCCCGCCACCGGCACCAACGCCACCACCTGCACGCCGGGCGCGTGGAACCTGGCGCGCATGCTGGAGGCCACGGACACGCTGCCCCTGAACATCGGCCTCACCGGCAAGGGCAACACGTCCCTGCCGGACGGCCTGTTGGACCAGGTCCGCGCGGGCGCCATCGGGCTCAAGCTGCACGAGGACTGGGGCACCACGCCCGCCGCCATCGACACGTGCCTCACGCTGGCGGACGCGGAGGACGTGCAGGTCACCATCCACACGGACACGCTGAACGAGTCCGGCTACGTGGATGACTCGCTGGCCGCGTTCAAGGGGCGCACCATCCACACGTACCACTCGGAGGGCGCGGGCGGCGGCCACGCGCCGGACATCATCCGCGTGTGCGGCGCGCCCAACGTGCTGCCCAGCTCCACCAACCCCACGCGGCCGTACACGGTGAACACGCTGGACGAGCACCTGGACATGCTCATGGTGTGTCACCACCTGGACCGCGAGATTCCGGAGGACGTGGCCTTCGCGGAGAGCCGCATCCGCGGGGAGACGATTGCAGCGGAGGACATCCTCCACGACCTGGGCGCCATCAGCATGATGGCCTCCGACAGCCAGGCCATGGGCCGCGTGGGCGAGGTCATCACCCGCACGTGGCAGACGGCGCACAAGATGCGCGAGCAGCGCGGCCGGCTCCCCGGCGAGCAGGGCGACAACGACAACCTGCGCATCCGCCGCTACGTGGCGAAGTACACCATCAACCCGGCCATCGCCCACGGGCTGTCCCACGAGGTGGGCTCCGTGGAGGTGGGGAAGCTGGCGGACCTGGTGCTGTGGCGGCCCGCCTTCTTCGGCGCCAGGCCGGAGCTGGTGCTCAAGGGCGGCCTCATCGCGTGGGGGCAGATGGGCGACGCGAACGCGTCCATCCCCACGCCGCAGCCCTTCATGATGCGCCCCATGTTCGGCGCGCGCGGCCGGGCGCGGGGCTCCACGAGCGTCGCCTTCGTGTCCGGGCGCGCGCTGCGAGAAGGCACCGTGCAGGGGCTGGGGCTCACCAAGCGGCTGTCCGCGGTGGTGAACTGCCGCGACCTGGGCAAGAAGGACATGCGCCTCAACGACGCGCTGCCCGTCATCACGGTGGACCCGGAGACCTACGAGGTCCGCGCGGACGGAGCGCTGCTGCGCTGCGAGCCCGCCGCCTGGCTGCCGCTGGCGCAGCGCTACTCGCTGTTCTGA
- a CDS encoding urease accessory protein UreF produces MASGWRVLQLADSGFPTGGFAHSGGLEAAVQAGEVRGPGDVRRFVEALVWQAGLGGLPLLGAAWREPGSLPALDARADAFLTNHVANRASRTQGRAFLDTCARIFPEAVGPVREAARAAGVKFHHAPVFGAVLRALDVEREDAQRLFLSLTLRGALSAGVRMGVIGTHESHQVQHAATPLLDAVLEQCTSLGVEDLAQPAPLWDLVGATHDRLYSRLFQS; encoded by the coding sequence ATGGCTTCCGGCTGGAGGGTGTTGCAGCTGGCGGACTCGGGCTTTCCCACCGGGGGCTTCGCGCACTCGGGCGGATTGGAGGCCGCGGTGCAGGCCGGCGAGGTGCGCGGCCCGGGCGACGTGCGCCGCTTCGTGGAGGCGCTGGTGTGGCAGGCGGGCCTGGGCGGCCTGCCGCTGCTGGGCGCGGCGTGGCGCGAGCCCGGCTCCCTGCCCGCGCTGGACGCGAGAGCGGACGCGTTCCTCACCAACCACGTCGCGAACCGGGCCAGCCGCACGCAGGGGCGGGCCTTCCTGGACACCTGCGCGCGCATCTTCCCGGAGGCCGTGGGTCCGGTGCGCGAGGCGGCCCGCGCGGCCGGCGTGAAGTTCCACCACGCGCCCGTGTTCGGCGCGGTGCTGCGCGCGCTGGACGTGGAGCGGGAGGACGCGCAGCGCCTCTTCCTGTCGCTCACCCTGCGAGGCGCGCTGTCCGCGGGCGTGCGCATGGGCGTCATCGGCACGCATGAGTCCCACCAGGTGCAGCACGCGGCCACGCCGCTGCTGGATGCCGTCCTGGAGCAATGCACGTCATTGGGCGTGGAGGACCTGGCCCAGCCCGCGCCGCTCTGGGACCTGGTGGGCGCGACGCATGACCGGCTGTACTCCCGGCTGTTCCAGTCCTGA
- the ureG gene encoding urease accessory protein UreG gives MHDDDHRGHGQDGHEHTHEDWDHPGHFDARDKPHRRDYSQRAFTIGIGGPVGSGKTALVLALCKKLRDQYRLGVVTNDIFTKEDAEFLVRNQALSPERIKAVETGGCPHAAIREDISHNLLALEQLMEELHPELLIVESGGDNLAAQYSRELADYTVYVIDVAGGDKVPRKGGPGITQSDLLIINKTDLAPHVGADLGVMERDARKMRGEGPFVFTQVTRDVGVDAVVGHLLDAWRRR, from the coding sequence ATGCACGACGACGACCACCGCGGCCATGGGCAGGACGGGCACGAACACACGCACGAGGACTGGGACCACCCGGGCCACTTCGACGCGCGCGACAAGCCGCACCGGCGCGACTATTCGCAGCGCGCCTTCACCATTGGCATCGGCGGGCCGGTGGGCAGCGGCAAGACGGCGCTGGTGCTGGCGCTGTGCAAGAAGCTGCGCGACCAGTACCGCCTGGGCGTCGTGACCAACGACATCTTCACCAAGGAGGACGCGGAGTTCCTGGTGCGCAACCAGGCCCTGTCCCCGGAGCGCATCAAGGCGGTGGAGACCGGCGGCTGCCCCCACGCGGCCATCCGCGAGGACATCAGCCACAACCTGCTCGCGCTGGAGCAGTTGATGGAGGAGCTGCACCCGGAGCTGCTCATCGTGGAGAGCGGCGGCGACAACCTGGCCGCGCAGTACAGCCGCGAACTCGCGGACTACACGGTCTACGTCATCGACGTGGCCGGCGGGGACAAGGTGCCCCGCAAGGGCGGGCCGGGAATCACGCAGTCGGACCTTTTGATCATCAACAAGACGGACCTCGCACCGCACGTGGGGGCGGACCTGGGCGTGATGGAGCGCGACGCCCGGAAGATGCGCGGCGAGGGGCCCTTCGTCTTCACGCAGGTTACGCGGGATGTCGGTGTGGATGCGGTGGTGGGCCACCTGCTGGATGCCTGGCGGCGACGATAG
- a CDS encoding ATP-binding protein yields the protein MELLERARVEWVAAAVGLVVGTSMVFVPYEFGSVLFQFIYPHIRLLGSGFLVGAGMMLVALMYPAWPAFVGRVGRAFMLAALAVYWWRVCVLSVGLTGTVLYLLLMALFVTERLTLRRGQGLLLVFLSSVALGFGALMIWAPQDFVRFGLAAMGPYGRWVGGLFVLLGLLLVVALWRRKPLQCRLALGGLALLFLNMTVGVASWRSWSGLGAYAVLTLTCALLAGVRRWPSLVGVRWRLFRGMALASVLPIVGVGAVASYLAQKALEAELHGKAQQAVAAEAAWLEQTAAMASSLLRVYSRGPGFVALVREGNREGIRERMALLEGQSGLFDAAWLLDEAGDTLMPSARLDRADGDFAHRACFQDAVEGGAEVRLSRPFVTRSGEPYIVFTVPMDRGAGRRAFLVGGLSLRRLGLQPTLASPGYNVEIFDHRDGSLLRETERGAVLSRAPVLDRVKPGALARPEGLVEVFDDTGRRMVVAHARVKGTPWTVVVTARLGEAFAPVTRMGGWVVAIAVLAGAIALLLSQWVGRDVAQRLETLRDGFAVLGTPSAEQRVQARGDDEIAQLALGFNDMAARIDRTQKELREAIAIRDQFLSMASHELRTPLTPLKATLDLLIRQLGSGQGTNPERQRETIARLNRQVDRLTRLIGDMLDVSRLQSGRFTLTVAPMDVVALAREVVERIQVTRPERAEQLTLEFPTESLVGWWDEQRLDQLLTNLVENALRYSPPGTPVVVRVREDADGVRVEVEDRGIGIPEESVPQLFTPFFRARNATEHYAGGLGLGLAICREIVERHGGRIGAKSDGPGQGTCFTVKLPRSAVAEAA from the coding sequence GTGGAACTCCTGGAGCGCGCACGTGTGGAGTGGGTCGCGGCGGCGGTCGGCCTTGTCGTGGGCACCTCGATGGTGTTCGTGCCCTATGAGTTCGGCTCCGTCCTCTTTCAATTCATCTATCCGCACATCCGGCTGCTGGGGAGCGGGTTCCTCGTCGGCGCGGGGATGATGCTCGTCGCGCTCATGTACCCGGCGTGGCCCGCCTTCGTGGGCCGGGTGGGACGCGCGTTCATGCTGGCGGCGCTGGCGGTCTACTGGTGGAGGGTCTGCGTCCTGTCCGTGGGCCTCACGGGCACCGTCCTCTACCTGCTCCTGATGGCCCTGTTCGTCACGGAGCGGCTCACCCTGCGCCGGGGCCAGGGCCTGCTGCTGGTGTTCCTGTCCAGCGTGGCGCTGGGCTTCGGGGCGCTGATGATCTGGGCGCCCCAGGACTTCGTGCGCTTCGGCCTGGCGGCGATGGGGCCCTATGGGCGGTGGGTGGGGGGGCTCTTCGTCCTGCTGGGGCTGCTGCTCGTCGTGGCGCTGTGGCGCCGCAAGCCGCTCCAGTGCCGCCTGGCCCTGGGGGGCCTGGCCCTCCTGTTCCTGAACATGACGGTCGGGGTGGCGTCGTGGCGCTCGTGGTCGGGGTTGGGCGCGTATGCCGTGCTGACCCTGACGTGCGCGCTGCTGGCGGGTGTGCGCCGGTGGCCGTCGCTGGTGGGGGTGCGCTGGCGGCTGTTTAGAGGCATGGCGCTGGCGTCGGTGCTGCCCATCGTGGGCGTGGGCGCGGTGGCGTCGTACCTGGCGCAGAAGGCGCTGGAGGCGGAGCTGCACGGCAAGGCGCAGCAGGCGGTGGCCGCGGAGGCGGCTTGGCTGGAGCAGACGGCCGCCATGGCGAGCTCGCTGTTGCGCGTGTACAGCCGGGGGCCGGGCTTCGTCGCCCTGGTGCGCGAGGGGAACCGCGAGGGCATCCGGGAGCGGATGGCGCTGCTGGAGGGCCAGTCCGGGCTGTTCGACGCGGCCTGGCTGCTGGATGAGGCCGGCGACACGCTGATGCCCTCCGCGCGGCTGGACCGGGCCGACGGCGACTTCGCGCACCGCGCCTGCTTCCAGGACGCGGTGGAGGGCGGCGCCGAGGTGCGGCTGTCGCGGCCCTTCGTCACCCGTTCCGGCGAGCCGTACATCGTCTTCACCGTGCCCATGGACCGGGGCGCGGGCCGGCGCGCCTTCCTGGTGGGCGGGCTGTCCCTGCGGCGGCTGGGGTTGCAGCCGACGCTCGCCTCCCCCGGCTACAACGTGGAGATCTTCGACCACCGCGATGGCAGCCTCCTGCGTGAGACGGAGCGCGGGGCCGTGCTCTCCCGGGCGCCGGTGCTGGACCGGGTCAAGCCGGGCGCGCTGGCGCGGCCGGAGGGGCTGGTGGAGGTGTTCGACGACACGGGGCGCCGGATGGTGGTGGCGCACGCGCGGGTGAAGGGCACGCCATGGACGGTGGTGGTGACAGCGCGGCTGGGCGAGGCGTTCGCGCCGGTGACGCGCATGGGCGGGTGGGTGGTGGCCATCGCGGTGCTCGCGGGCGCCATCGCGCTGCTGCTGTCGCAGTGGGTGGGGCGGGACGTGGCGCAGCGGCTGGAGACGCTGCGGGACGGCTTCGCCGTGCTGGGCACGCCGTCGGCGGAGCAGCGCGTGCAGGCCCGGGGGGATGATGAGATTGCCCAGCTCGCCCTGGGCTTCAACGACATGGCGGCGCGCATCGACCGCACGCAGAAGGAGCTGCGGGAGGCCATCGCCATCCGGGACCAGTTCCTGTCCATGGCGAGCCATGAGCTGCGCACGCCGCTGACGCCGCTGAAGGCCACGCTGGACCTGCTCATCCGTCAGCTCGGCTCTGGCCAGGGAACGAACCCGGAGCGGCAGCGGGAGACCATTGCCCGGCTGAACCGGCAGGTGGACCGGCTGACGCGGTTGATTGGCGACATGCTGGACGTGTCGCGGCTGCAGTCCGGGCGCTTCACGCTGACCGTGGCCCCCATGGACGTGGTGGCGCTCGCGCGCGAGGTGGTGGAGCGCATCCAGGTCACGCGGCCGGAGCGCGCGGAGCAGCTGACGCTGGAGTTCCCCACGGAGTCGCTGGTGGGCTGGTGGGACGAGCAGCGGTTGGATCAACTGCTCACGAACCTGGTGGAGAACGCCCTGCGCTACTCACCTCCGGGGACGCCGGTGGTGGTGCGGGTGCGTGAGGATGCGGACGGGGTGCGGGTGGAGGTGGAGGACCGGGGCATCGGGATTCCGGAGGAGAGCGTGCCTCAGCTCTTCACGCCCTTCTTCCGCGCGCGCAACGCGACGGAGCACTACGCCGGAGGGCTGGGATTGGGCCTGGCCATCTGCCGCGAAATCGTGGAGCGCCACGGCGGCCGCATCGGCGCGAAGAGTGACGGGCCGGGCCAGGGGACGTGCTTCACGGTGAAGCTGCCCCGGTCGGCCGTCGCGGAAGCAGCCTGA